In the Arachis ipaensis cultivar K30076 chromosome B10, Araip1.1, whole genome shotgun sequence genome, one interval contains:
- the LOC107621362 gene encoding receptor-like protein kinase FERONIA yields MNLKRYSITSTISTIIYLSFLFLSDLLAISIEAYVPVDSFTVDCGSAGKSSDGERSWNGDIDSNLLTLQDTKTIIAQPTTQFPLYQVPYNSARLSNSEFSYSFPVTVGRKFVRLFFYPASYAAFDRNKAFFTVKSEGFTLLKDFNASLNADAANSDTIFKEYIINVDDGQRINLTFTPNTSHPNSYAFVNGIEVVSMPSDLYFSEPSGQQIIFVGHPGVLYEMLNSSALQTYYRIKVGGGGITPKGDTGMLRRWEGNDDNYLRAPSAQYMQSGDMTGRMNITVSPDYEAPTELYRTSRDMGMKGTLNQMINLTWEFPVDSGFTYMLRLHFCELDPNIIKTNDRMFNIYIAGQLAEDHATVLKWSKKKGIAVQRDYAVMIQGQGITEDKFNLSLQMHPSSDTWYSDPFLNGLEIFKISDPASNNLAGPNPDPIPHPFAPPHLSVSLQISIKRIIIIIIISVVPAGFIFHFILVFFIRRKQKTILLG; encoded by the coding sequence ATGAACTTGAAGAGATATAGCATAACCTCTACTATATCCACTATCATTTACCTTTCTTTCTTGTTCCTCTCGGACTTATTAGCAATATCCATTGAAGCTTATGTTCCAGTTGATAGCTTCACCGTCGACTGTGGCTCAGCTGGCAAATCCTCCGATGGAGAAAGGTCATGGAACGGAGACATAGACTCAAATCTCTTAACTCTTCAAGACACAAAAACCATCATTGCTCAACCAACcacacaatttcctctttaccaAGTTCCCTATAACAGTGCTCGCTTGTCTAACTCTGAATTCAGTTACTCCTTCCCGGTCACAGTTGGCCGGAAATTTGTTCGTCTCTTCTTCTACCCTGCTTCTTACGCTGCCTTTGACCGTAATAAAGCCTTCTTCACGGTCAAATCCGAGGGCTTCACACTCCTTAAGGATTTCAACGCTTCGCTTAACGCCGATGCTGCAAACAGCGACACCATCTTTAAAGAATACATCATCAACGTGGATGATGGGCAGAGGATCAACCTAACCTTCACTCCAAACACATCCCATCCAAATTCTTATGCGTTTGTGAATGGAATTGAGGTGGTTTCCATGCCCAGTGATCTCTACTTCTCTGAACCCAGCGGACAACAAATTATATTTGTGGGTCATCCAGGCGTCCTATACGAAATGCTAAACAGTAGTGCCCTGCAGACATATTACAGGATCAAAGTTGGCGGCGGTGGAATCACACCTAAAGGTGATACTGGCATGCTCCGGAGGTGGGAAGGAAATGATGACAATTATTTAAGAGCGCCAAGTGCTCAGTATATGCAATCCGGTGATATGACCGGAAGGATGAACATCACTGTGAGTCCTGATTATGAAGCACCCACTGAACTCTACAGAACATCACGTGATATGGGCATGAAGGGAACTCTCAACCAAATGATAAATTTGACCTGGGAGTTTCCTGTTGATTCTGGCTTCACCTACATGCTCAGGCTTCACTTTTGCGAGCTAGACCCAAACATTATCAAAACCAATGACAGAATGTTCAACATCTACATAGCAGGCCAGTTAGCTGAGGACCATGCCACTGTTCTAAAATGGAGCAAGAAAAAGGGAATTGCTGTACAGAGAGACTACGCAGTTATGATCCAAGGCCAAGGGATTACTGAGGACAAGTTTAACCTTTCACTCCAAATGCATCCTTCATCAGACACATGGTACAGCGACCCTTTCTTGAACGGCCTGGAAATCTTCAAAATTAGTGACCCTGCGTCTAATAACCTGGCAGGACCCAACCCTGACCCTATTCCTCATCCATTTGCCCCACCACACCTCTCTGTCTCTCTTCAAATCTCAATCAAGAGGAtcataataatcataataatctCTGTTGTCCCTGCTGGATTCATTTTTCATTTCATTCTAGTGTTCTTCATCCGTAGAAAACAGAAGACAATTTTATTaggataa
- the LOC107621363 gene encoding uncharacterized protein LOC107621363, which translates to MASEDSFLVLVHHRGSIKRKTQSGVKFTDKDLLCIIVSPATSYDGLVMFLSRRQFPEVRTPELLAKFVDVVSSSGGSNRNANTIATAVSSSSRPAVASSSIPVYEAAVQPAASPSFAVDLAGNVGDEVGYEEHHPTEVQCPPPAGVGEGLCDDPDDDEVEPDIIADESGDDVGASDPIRPTGGSSSGTNQYPPHFSSLDLDAMRQDEHLGQLVGFGARDTEGSAGMTEFQVGQQFQDKDEALLSVKTYSIRRGVQYKVVESDYRRYVGKCSEFGNGCTWLIRLSLRQRKGIWEVKRYNGPHTCLATSISSDHRSLDYHVIATFIMPMVRTDASVNIKVLLNATAAHFGFRPTYRRVWMAKQKAVAIIYGDWDESYNELPRWVLGVQLTMPGTVAVLRTCPVRVGGQVDESQAYFHRMFWTFPPCIEAFRHCKPLVSIDGTHLYGKYGGTLLVAIAQDGNSNILPVAFALVEGENAESWSFFLSHLRQHVTPQPGLLVISDRHNGIKAALESPDGGWLPPSVYRAFCIRHVAANFALTFKSKDARRLLVNAAYAKTEVEFDYWFDILRSENPAMCDWANRIEYSLWTQYYDEGRRFGHMTTNISECVNSILKGVRNLPVCSLVKATHRELVCDVLKRDGALSERHVEGVRLRPPPLDDCTD; encoded by the exons atggctagtgaggatagTTTTCTAGTGCTAGTACaccacagaggatcgattaagagaaaaactcAGTCTGGGGTGAAGTTCACGGATAAGGATCTTCTATGTATTATCGTGAGCCCCGCGACCAGTTACGATGGTCTC gtcatgtttctTTCTCGTAGGCAGTTTCCGGAGGTGAGGACACCGGAGCTGTTGGCTAAGTTCGTCGACGTGGTATCTAGCTCTGGTGGGTCGAACCGGAATGCCAACACTATAGCCACGGCGGTCAGTTCGAGCTCGAGACCTGCGGTTGCTTCTTCCTCCATTCCAGTGTATGAGGCAGCGGTCCAGCCTGCCGCCTCCCCATCGTTTGCTGTTGATCTCGCCGGCAATGTTGGAGACGAGGTTGGATATGAGGAACATCATCCGACTGAAGTACAGTGTCCTCCACCGGCTGGTGTTGGCGAGGGATTGTGTGATGATCCAGATGATGATGAAGTCGAGCCGGATATTATCGCTGATGAAAGCGGCGATGATGTTGGAGCGAGTGATCCGATAAGGCCTACTGGTGGTTCTAGTTCTGGCACAAATCAGTACCCACCCCATTTTTCATCTTTGGAtctggatgccatgaggcaggacGAACACCTTGGGCAGCTAGTtggatttggcgctagagatACCGAAGGGTCTGCCGGtatgacagagttccaggttggtcaacaattccaggataaagatgaggcgcTGTTGAGTGTCAAGACGTACAGCATCcgccgaggggtacagtacaaggtagttgAGTCTGACTATCGCCGGTACGTGggaaagtgttctgagtttggaaatgggtgcacatggttgattaggCTGAGCCTCCGACAACGCAAGGGCATCTGGGAAGTCAAGCGGTACAACGGGCCGCATACCTGTCTCGCCACCTCCATCTCCAGCGACCATAGGAGCTTGGACTACCACGTGATAGCGACATTCATCATGCCAATGGTTAGGACTGACGCATCCGTCAACATCAAGGTGCTTCTAAATGCAACGGCAGCACACTTTGGTTTCAGGCCTACATACCGGAGGGtgtggatggcgaagcagaaggcggTCGCAATCATCTACGGGgactgggatgagtcgtacaacgagctccCTCGGTGGGTCTTAGGAGTTCAGTTGACTATGCCTGGCACTGTAGCAGTCCTCAGGACCTGCCCTGTTCGAGTTGGTGGACAGGTGGACGAGTCTCAGGCTTATTTTCATAGGATGTTCTGGACTTTTCCCCCTTGCATCGAAGCATTTCGTCATTGCAAGCCGTTGGTGAGTATTGATGGCACCCATCTAtatggcaagtatgggggaacATTGCTTGTggcgattgcacaggacgggaattCCAACATACTCCCTGTGGCATTCGCACTAGttgagggtgagaatgctgagtcatggtccttctttctctcccacctccGTCAGCACGTGACACCTCAGCCAGGTCTGTTAGTTATTTCAGataggcataacggcatcaaggcagCACTTGAGTCACCTGATGGGGGATGGCTACCTCCGTCTGTATACCgggcattctgcattcgacacgttGCTGCGAATTTCGCCCTCACCTTCAAGAGCAAAGATGCCCGGAGGCTTCTTGTGAACGCCGCATATGCGAAGACCGAGGTGGAGTTTGACTACTGGTTTGACATCCTGCGCTCTGAGAATCCGGCAATGTGTGACTGGGCGAACCGAATTGAGTACTCGTTGTGGACACAGTACTATGATGAGGGTCGAAGATTCGGGCACATGACGACCAATATATCAGAGTGTGTCAAT